From Shewanella yunxiaonensis, the proteins below share one genomic window:
- a CDS encoding PAS domain-containing protein, giving the protein MLKKSPASTDTRLLFHLRGVHWSRQRLLAIASQLSMLVITVFLITNVLITLGERQVQKEWAVQRYSELQTIGTLLADKISFQQFRTQMFSRAEPLKHFLNTPGHQEEQHLLQSWQSLKSNIPELMDIALYDANGKFRLASSGNFSNTPLSKALLDSTQSMGGDDIYTSNVEFAPVDDRLEPYVMQMAWLENADQSVRGYLVTYNSLSQMLQSIKPAFSSNDSPMLLLDNQGQLYAGASNLDPLPGIPDTLGSSLRQSYPLLWRDLANNNFGEFHGALASFVYLKISLASASQHDADYLLLSYIRNEDISERFAQWRNILLVTSVIVTLLAALTILLIHLFRLEQRARLGSIRLADGLFRADYGCLLINDSGRIVCANDTAATILKQRQQDIENRSLQKLLEQEQQWYDDVRHQLQQNNVWQGEVQLQALDNMVLHFNIRIIGQGSDGYALISFEDISELKQVRQDAFLNQLLSDSAVATALLTPKGNLVRVNEAFDQMLQLDGNLEHTLTELLQNDLDKQWPRIMQSVATHGLWQGQILCQDKRPGCLQATLKSYQDSDGELSYLICTLERASNIRELPGPKIPHRIKVMPEPDDLDNFFNAMSPQEQQHSCLMVLDISPEALLSHMSEIESLETRQQQVETQVLADLPRGYQIANLQLGKIAVLLPNTDATASHHFAAQVLENLGQHGLANGVCIGIAAYVAGQSLQQFLKNAEVALKRAKQSGERNICQAFTRQA; this is encoded by the coding sequence ATGTTGAAAAAAAGCCCCGCTTCTACGGACACACGGTTACTGTTCCATCTCCGAGGAGTCCACTGGTCCCGCCAACGGTTACTGGCAATAGCCAGCCAGCTGAGCATGCTGGTCATCACCGTATTTCTGATCACCAATGTGTTAATCACATTAGGCGAACGTCAGGTGCAGAAAGAATGGGCAGTGCAGCGATACAGCGAGCTACAGACGATTGGCACATTGCTGGCCGATAAAATCTCATTTCAGCAATTTCGTACACAGATGTTCTCCCGTGCTGAACCACTTAAGCACTTTCTCAATACCCCCGGCCATCAGGAAGAACAGCATCTGCTTCAAAGCTGGCAAAGCCTGAAAAGCAATATCCCAGAACTGATGGATATTGCCTTGTATGACGCTAACGGTAAATTCCGTCTGGCCAGCAGTGGTAATTTCAGTAACACACCGCTCTCAAAAGCCTTGCTCGATAGCACGCAGAGTATGGGCGGGGATGATATCTATACCTCTAATGTAGAGTTTGCGCCGGTAGATGACCGACTTGAACCCTATGTCATGCAGATGGCGTGGTTGGAAAATGCAGATCAGAGCGTTCGGGGTTACCTGGTCACCTACAACTCGCTGAGTCAGATGTTGCAATCGATCAAACCCGCGTTTTCCAGTAACGATTCACCGATGTTGTTGCTCGACAATCAGGGACAACTCTATGCAGGCGCCTCCAATCTGGACCCCTTACCGGGTATCCCGGATACCCTTGGTAGTAGCCTGCGGCAAAGTTATCCATTGTTGTGGCGTGATCTGGCAAACAATAATTTTGGCGAGTTTCATGGGGCCTTGGCATCATTTGTCTATTTGAAAATTTCATTAGCCTCCGCCAGCCAACATGACGCCGACTACCTGCTACTGTCGTATATTCGCAATGAAGACATCAGTGAACGTTTTGCACAATGGCGTAATATTCTGCTCGTCACCTCGGTGATAGTGACGCTACTGGCGGCGCTGACCATCTTACTTATCCATCTGTTCCGACTGGAACAACGAGCTCGGTTGGGCAGCATTCGCCTCGCCGATGGGCTGTTCCGTGCCGATTACGGCTGTTTGCTGATCAATGACTCGGGCCGCATAGTGTGTGCCAACGACACTGCTGCCACCATTTTGAAACAGCGCCAGCAAGATATTGAGAATCGGAGTCTGCAAAAATTATTGGAGCAGGAGCAACAATGGTATGACGATGTGCGGCATCAGTTGCAACAAAACAATGTATGGCAAGGCGAAGTGCAATTGCAGGCGCTGGATAACATGGTGTTGCATTTCAATATCCGCATTATCGGTCAAGGCAGCGATGGCTATGCGCTCATCTCCTTTGAGGATATCAGTGAGCTCAAACAGGTGCGGCAGGACGCTTTTCTCAATCAACTGCTGAGTGACTCAGCGGTAGCCACTGCGCTGCTGACCCCTAAAGGCAATTTAGTTCGGGTCAATGAAGCTTTTGACCAGATGCTGCAACTGGATGGTAATCTCGAACATACACTCACAGAATTGCTGCAGAACGACTTGGATAAGCAATGGCCGCGCATTATGCAGTCAGTTGCCACACATGGTTTATGGCAAGGGCAGATCCTTTGCCAAGATAAACGACCCGGGTGTTTACAGGCAACCCTCAAGAGTTACCAGGACAGTGATGGCGAACTGAGTTATCTGATCTGTACGCTGGAGCGCGCGAGCAACATCCGTGAACTTCCCGGGCCTAAAATCCCTCATCGCATCAAAGTGATGCCTGAGCCGGATGATTTGGACAACTTTTTTAACGCCATGTCGCCACAGGAACAGCAACATAGCTGTCTGATGGTGCTGGATATCAGTCCGGAAGCGTTATTGAGTCATATGAGCGAAATTGAATCGCTGGAAACTCGCCAGCAACAGGTGGAAACGCAAGTACTGGCGGACTTACCGCGGGGTTACCAGATAGCCAACCTACAACTCGGTAAAATTGCGGTGTTATTACCCAATACGGATGCCACTGCCAGTCACCATTTTGCGGCTCAAGTACTGGAAAACCTTGGACAACATGGTCTTGCGAATGGCGTTTGTATTGGCATCGCCGCTTATGTAGCCGGACAATCGCTACAGCAGTTTCTCAAAAATGCTGAAGTGGCGCTCAAGCGCGCCAAACAAAGCGGCGAACGCAATATCTGTCAGGCGTTTACCCGCCAGGCATAA
- a CDS encoding S46 family peptidase, whose protein sequence is MRKLILAGTVIASFTALADEGMWQPDQLPAMAEQLKAKGLEIDPKSISKLTEFPMNAVISLGGCTASFVSPKGLVVTNHHCAYGSIQYNSTPEKNLLQNGFLAHSLKEELPAAPGSRVYVTEAVTNVTDKVNQHTAKLTGADFYTAVEMAEKSLVADCEQAAGYRCQVYSFHGGLEYYLVKQLEIRDVRLVYNPALSVGKYGGDVDNWMWPRHTGDFSFYRAYVGKDGKPADYSLDNVPYQPKSFLKVSAKGVADGDFVMVAGYPGRTNRYRTAEEVQNQFEYYYPAAKVLRETLINIIRDTAAEGSEARIKYESMLAGLANYAKNFTSMIEFYGKSSMLHDKKAQEQQLQQWLAADKQREQLYGQVLHQLDTLVQQGQQHQQRDLILGYLGYTTMLPTAERLLRLAHEKQLPDMQREPGFQQRDMNRFTSGLERIDRRYAATVDKAMTLELLKRYAALPAADRLPALDKFFGIQDKLDLQQLQQQLDQMYAATTLADKRVRLGWMDKSVAAFEQSKDPMIRFAVAMYDTNKQLRDTNKQLDGELMKVRPQYMAAIIAYYQSQGKPVYADANSSLRVTYGNVKGYSPKDGLYATPFTRLQGITQKDTGIEPFDAPKAELKLIKDKAYGDFYVKSLDSVPVNFLSTVDTTGGNSGSPTLNGRAELVGLLFDGVYESIIGDWNYDDNINRSIHLDSRYMLWVMKYLDHADNLLDEMVITH, encoded by the coding sequence ATGAGAAAACTAATTCTCGCTGGCACCGTGATTGCCAGCTTTACTGCACTCGCAGATGAAGGAATGTGGCAGCCCGACCAGTTACCGGCAATGGCAGAGCAATTGAAAGCTAAAGGATTGGAGATTGATCCTAAGTCCATTTCAAAACTGACAGAATTCCCAATGAATGCGGTGATTAGCCTTGGCGGCTGTACTGCGTCTTTTGTGTCGCCCAAAGGCTTGGTCGTGACTAACCACCACTGTGCCTACGGCTCGATTCAATACAATTCCACTCCGGAAAAAAACTTGTTGCAGAATGGCTTTCTGGCTCATTCGCTGAAAGAAGAACTCCCCGCCGCGCCTGGTTCTCGCGTTTATGTTACTGAGGCGGTGACGAATGTGACGGATAAAGTCAATCAGCATACCGCCAAGTTGACTGGGGCCGACTTTTACACTGCGGTTGAGATGGCTGAGAAGAGTCTGGTTGCCGATTGTGAGCAGGCTGCCGGTTACCGCTGTCAGGTATACAGTTTTCATGGTGGGCTGGAATATTATCTGGTGAAACAGCTGGAGATTCGTGATGTGCGGCTGGTGTATAACCCAGCGCTCAGCGTGGGTAAATATGGTGGTGATGTTGATAACTGGATGTGGCCACGTCACACCGGTGATTTTTCCTTCTACCGCGCTTATGTTGGCAAGGATGGCAAACCGGCGGATTACAGCCTGGATAACGTGCCTTATCAGCCAAAGAGTTTCCTGAAAGTTTCGGCTAAAGGCGTTGCTGATGGAGACTTTGTCATGGTGGCCGGTTATCCAGGGCGTACCAATCGTTATCGTACCGCGGAAGAAGTACAGAACCAGTTTGAGTACTACTATCCAGCTGCCAAAGTACTGCGAGAAACACTGATCAACATCATCCGCGATACTGCCGCAGAAGGTAGTGAAGCACGGATCAAGTACGAAAGCATGCTGGCGGGATTGGCAAACTACGCCAAAAACTTTACCTCCATGATAGAGTTTTATGGCAAGTCTTCGATGCTGCATGACAAAAAAGCGCAGGAGCAGCAGCTGCAGCAGTGGTTGGCGGCAGATAAACAACGTGAGCAGCTGTATGGTCAAGTGCTCCATCAACTGGATACGCTGGTGCAGCAGGGACAGCAACATCAACAGCGGGATCTGATCCTCGGTTACCTTGGCTATACCACCATGTTACCGACCGCCGAACGTTTGCTGCGTTTGGCCCATGAAAAACAGTTGCCGGATATGCAACGGGAACCTGGGTTCCAACAGCGTGATATGAATCGTTTCACCTCTGGGCTCGAACGCATTGATCGGCGTTATGCGGCAACAGTGGATAAGGCAATGACTCTGGAACTATTGAAACGCTATGCTGCGTTACCTGCGGCTGACCGTTTACCCGCGCTGGATAAGTTCTTCGGTATTCAGGACAAACTGGATCTGCAACAACTACAACAGCAATTGGACCAAATGTACGCGGCGACAACATTGGCTGATAAGCGTGTCAGATTGGGCTGGATGGACAAGTCCGTGGCTGCGTTTGAACAGTCTAAAGATCCGATGATCCGCTTTGCGGTGGCCATGTATGACACTAATAAGCAACTGCGTGACACCAACAAACAGTTGGACGGGGAACTGATGAAAGTACGGCCACAATATATGGCGGCGATCATCGCCTACTATCAGAGCCAGGGCAAACCTGTATATGCCGATGCTAATTCCAGTTTGCGGGTTACCTACGGTAACGTGAAGGGCTATTCTCCTAAAGATGGTCTGTATGCCACGCCGTTTACCCGCTTGCAGGGAATTACCCAGAAAGACACCGGAATTGAACCGTTTGATGCGCCCAAGGCAGAGCTGAAGCTGATCAAAGACAAAGCCTACGGGGATTTCTATGTCAAGTCATTGGATTCAGTGCCCGTTAACTTCCTGTCAACAGTGGACACCACTGGGGGGAACTCTGGTTCGCCGACACTGAATGGTCGGGCAGAGCTGGTGGGGCTGCTGTTTGACGGGGTATACGAGAGCATTATCGGTGACTGGAATTATGACGATAATATCAACCGCTCAATTCATTTGGATAGCCGCTATATGCTGTGGGTGATGAAGTATCTTGACCATGCCGATAATCTATTGGATGAAATGGTGATCACTCACTGA
- a CDS encoding TMEM165/GDT1 family protein produces MEALFTSALTVSVAEIGDKTQLLALLLAARFKNKTAIISGILLSTLANHFMAAWLGHWAIAWLTPEVARYLIAFSFFAIALWILVPDKADDEDSRFYRYGPFLATFVLFFLAEMGDKTQIATVVLAAKFHNLPLVVVGTTLGILLANVPVVLAGSFGGSKLPVKLIHRVCAVLFLLLGIVTLVWH; encoded by the coding sequence TTGGAAGCGCTGTTCACTTCTGCTCTTACTGTCTCTGTTGCTGAAATTGGTGACAAAACCCAGTTATTGGCATTGCTATTAGCCGCAAGATTTAAAAACAAAACGGCCATTATCAGCGGTATTCTGTTGTCAACACTGGCCAACCACTTTATGGCCGCGTGGTTGGGTCATTGGGCTATCGCGTGGTTAACACCAGAAGTCGCTCGTTATCTGATTGCATTCAGTTTCTTCGCCATCGCCTTATGGATATTAGTGCCGGACAAAGCCGACGATGAAGATAGCCGTTTCTATCGATATGGTCCTTTTTTAGCAACCTTCGTGCTGTTCTTCCTGGCCGAGATGGGTGATAAAACCCAGATTGCCACAGTGGTGCTGGCAGCTAAGTTCCACAATCTGCCATTAGTGGTAGTAGGGACCACGTTGGGAATATTGTTAGCCAATGTGCCCGTAGTGCTCGCAGGCTCCTTTGGTGGCAGCAAGCTGCCGGTTAAGCTGATCCACCGAGTCTGTGCGGTGCTATTCTTGCTGCTGGGGATTGTCACCTTAGTCTGGCATTGA
- the nhaD gene encoding sodium:proton antiporter NhaD — protein sequence MKLKHMYRGPAVVLACLLAMVSPAVLAGTEAEAQLSLTHSGVGYFAIAMFVLAYLMVMMEEKLHIRKSKPVIVAAGLIWGVIGFIYTQHGMPDIAETAFRDDLMEYAELFLFLLAAMTYINAMEERRLFDGLRAWMVSKGFTLRQVFWITGFLAFFISPIADNLTTALLMCAVVMKMAGDDKRFITVACINIVVGANAGGAFSPFGDITTLMVWQKGVVQFSQFFDLFIPALVNFVVPAAIMSFFISNHTSDVVVEKVHMKPGARRIVLLFLFTIFLAVCAHSFMGMPPVLGMMTGLGLLQCFGFYLRRNFDKAVARIRKEAEAEHDTKRLANVGELVPFDVFSRIARAEWDTLLFFYGVIMCVGGLGFIGYLASVSETLYGHWNPTYANVAIGVLSSVVDNIPVMFAVLTMNPDMSVGQWLLVTMTAGVGGSLLSIGSAAGVALMGQARGIYTFGSHLRWTPAIALGYIASIVVHRLLNSGLF from the coding sequence ATGAAGTTGAAGCATATGTACCGAGGACCTGCAGTCGTTCTGGCGTGCTTGCTGGCCATGGTTTCTCCCGCCGTTTTGGCAGGTACTGAAGCTGAGGCACAGTTATCACTGACCCACTCCGGCGTAGGCTATTTCGCGATCGCGATGTTTGTCCTCGCTTATCTGATGGTCATGATGGAGGAAAAATTACACATCAGAAAATCCAAGCCAGTGATTGTGGCGGCGGGTTTGATCTGGGGTGTGATCGGTTTTATCTATACTCAACACGGTATGCCTGATATTGCAGAAACCGCGTTCAGAGATGATTTGATGGAATATGCCGAGCTATTCCTGTTCTTATTGGCGGCGATGACCTATATCAACGCTATGGAAGAACGGCGATTGTTCGATGGTTTGCGCGCCTGGATGGTGAGCAAAGGTTTTACGCTAAGACAGGTGTTCTGGATCACTGGATTCCTGGCATTCTTCATTTCACCTATTGCTGACAACCTGACCACTGCATTGCTGATGTGTGCTGTGGTAATGAAAATGGCGGGTGATGATAAGCGCTTTATCACCGTCGCCTGTATCAACATTGTCGTTGGTGCTAACGCCGGCGGTGCATTTAGTCCATTCGGTGATATCACCACGCTGATGGTTTGGCAGAAAGGGGTTGTACAGTTTTCTCAGTTCTTCGATCTGTTTATTCCGGCGTTGGTTAACTTCGTTGTACCTGCAGCGATCATGAGCTTCTTTATTTCTAACCATACCAGCGATGTAGTGGTTGAAAAAGTACACATGAAACCCGGTGCTCGCCGCATTGTGCTGTTGTTCCTGTTTACTATCTTCTTGGCGGTGTGTGCTCACTCCTTCATGGGGATGCCACCAGTTCTCGGTATGATGACAGGTCTGGGGCTGTTACAGTGCTTTGGCTTCTATCTGCGTCGTAACTTCGATAAGGCTGTCGCACGCATTCGTAAAGAAGCGGAAGCTGAACATGATACCAAGCGTCTGGCAAATGTCGGTGAACTGGTGCCATTTGATGTGTTTTCCCGTATTGCTCGCGCCGAGTGGGACACTTTACTGTTCTTCTATGGTGTGATCATGTGTGTGGGCGGTCTGGGCTTTATCGGTTATCTAGCAAGCGTTTCTGAGACTCTGTATGGCCACTGGAACCCAACTTATGCCAACGTCGCTATTGGTGTGCTGTCTTCTGTGGTAGATAACATTCCTGTGATGTTTGCGGTATTGACCATGAACCCGGATATGTCAGTCGGCCAATGGTTGCTGGTCACCATGACCGCCGGTGTTGGTGGTAGTTTGTTATCTATCGGTAGTGCTGCTGGCGTGGCCTTGATGGGACAAGCGCGCGGTATTTATACCTTTGGTTCGCATCTGCGTTGGACCCCAGCCATTGCTTTAGGCTATATCGCCAGTATCGTGGTGCATCGCCTGCTCAACAGTGGTTTGTTTTAG
- a CDS encoding DUF481 domain-containing protein yields the protein MKSLLGMAALVAFAPSAYAASDFVKGDATFAGEAEMGATLTTGNTDTTSIKGRLALKQELGKWENQYVLEGLYKEDTNVVTAKRYVGSAQGNYKFDGRSYMFATGSYEVDPFTGYDYTFNTAAGYGYRIFQGSGSFLDGEIGPGYQYQRLDSEQQQDLGYTSDSSWVAHGVLNYEVEISKTSKFKQMFVADYGDKLNARSETSITANIIGSLAMKFAVIVRYNSDPLDDKKSTDTETNMTLLYSF from the coding sequence ATGAAATCACTGCTTGGGATGGCAGCGTTGGTTGCCTTTGCCCCTTCCGCTTATGCGGCATCTGACTTTGTGAAAGGTGACGCCACATTTGCCGGTGAGGCCGAGATGGGAGCGACATTAACCACAGGTAACACTGACACCACTTCAATAAAAGGCCGTTTGGCCTTAAAACAGGAACTTGGGAAGTGGGAAAATCAGTATGTACTTGAAGGCCTTTATAAAGAAGACACCAATGTTGTGACTGCTAAACGTTATGTTGGTAGTGCTCAGGGAAATTACAAGTTCGATGGCCGCAGTTATATGTTTGCGACTGGCAGCTATGAAGTCGATCCGTTTACGGGATACGATTACACCTTCAACACCGCAGCTGGTTATGGTTATCGTATTTTCCAGGGCAGCGGTAGTTTTCTTGATGGTGAGATTGGTCCAGGTTATCAATACCAGCGGTTAGATAGCGAGCAGCAACAGGACCTAGGTTATACCTCTGATAGTAGTTGGGTTGCCCACGGCGTACTGAATTACGAAGTGGAAATCAGTAAAACTTCTAAATTTAAGCAGATGTTTGTAGCTGATTATGGTGATAAACTGAATGCCCGTTCGGAAACCTCCATTACCGCCAATATCATCGGCTCATTGGCAATGAAATTTGCAGTGATAGTCCGTTATAACAGTGATCCGCTAGATGATAAGAAAAGCACTGACACTGAAACCAACATGACGTTGCTGTACTCATTCTGA
- a CDS encoding winged helix-turn-helix domain-containing protein — MQLGNYWYSAQLGELQALVGDVHKRLSVAERRILAELIQQRDKVVSRFQLLQILGHPNEQLLDRSIQRLQQKLDDVRGVLLQKVASEGFILHQHVKTQLRASWFGGLPISWNHYCTIILVTLLAVTMLWHQLPVQLPLWWPQTSALWLYSGTELQDAMLPLFAHSDHQCHLLSALNQ; from the coding sequence ATGCAACTCGGTAATTATTGGTACTCGGCACAATTAGGTGAACTGCAGGCATTAGTAGGGGATGTTCATAAACGGCTGAGTGTTGCTGAACGGCGTATTTTGGCTGAACTGATCCAGCAACGGGATAAAGTCGTGTCCAGGTTTCAGTTGTTGCAAATACTGGGGCATCCTAATGAGCAGCTGCTGGATCGCAGTATCCAACGCTTGCAACAAAAGCTGGATGATGTCCGTGGGGTGTTGCTGCAAAAGGTCGCGAGTGAAGGATTTATTTTGCATCAACATGTCAAGACTCAGCTTCGTGCTAGCTGGTTTGGTGGGTTACCCATTTCTTGGAATCATTACTGCACTATCATTTTGGTCACTTTGCTGGCAGTCACGATGCTTTGGCATCAGTTGCCGGTGCAATTGCCATTATGGTGGCCGCAGACTTCTGCGTTATGGCTGTATTCCGGCACTGAGTTGCAGGACGCCATGCTGCCGTTATTTGCACATAGCGATCATCAATGCCACTTATTATCAGCGCTAAATCAATAA
- a CDS encoding amino acid permease, whose protein sequence is MNLKIIGSIAIVAGTAIGAGMLALPMATAAMGLIPAIFLMLVIWAMSAFIALLMLEVNLHSGVGDNLHTITGKSLGRAGQVVQSLSFLSLLFALTAAYLSGGADLLSKKADAWFGLQLSSHSSVLLFTVFLGGFAALGVHWVDKVSRALFSAMIIALVLVLVFLMPEVSYSSLAAKAATDSMTGVWLSAIPVMFTSFGFHVCIATLVGYLKGDVPSLRKVLLIGSTLPLFCYVLWLLVTFGTVGGDAIASFNGSLAKMISALQEISAQPVIGKIIGLFADLALITSFLGVTLSLFDFNAELIRARNTFSGRLQTWLLTFIPPLVVALYAPGFISLLGFAAIPLVVITVFLPVLIVLKQRTCDKEGYQVGGGKPALWLLSLLGVIIIVAQLYAAL, encoded by the coding sequence GTGAATCTTAAAATAATTGGATCGATTGCGATCGTCGCCGGTACCGCGATTGGTGCTGGTATGCTGGCCTTACCTATGGCAACTGCCGCAATGGGCCTTATCCCTGCGATATTCCTGATGCTAGTGATATGGGCCATGTCTGCCTTTATCGCGTTATTGATGCTGGAAGTGAACTTGCATTCTGGTGTTGGTGACAACCTGCACACGATAACCGGTAAATCTCTCGGTCGCGCCGGTCAGGTGGTGCAAAGTCTATCGTTTCTCAGCTTGCTGTTTGCACTGACTGCCGCTTACCTCAGTGGTGGTGCTGATCTGTTAAGTAAAAAAGCTGATGCCTGGTTTGGTTTGCAACTGAGCAGTCATTCCTCAGTGTTATTGTTTACGGTATTCCTGGGCGGTTTCGCTGCGCTGGGGGTGCATTGGGTCGATAAGGTGTCTCGGGCACTGTTCTCGGCCATGATCATCGCATTGGTACTGGTACTGGTATTCTTGATGCCGGAAGTGAGTTACAGCAGTTTAGCTGCAAAGGCCGCCACTGACTCGATGACGGGCGTGTGGCTGAGTGCCATACCGGTGATGTTTACCTCATTTGGCTTTCACGTCTGTATTGCAACCTTAGTCGGTTATCTGAAAGGTGATGTCCCTTCATTACGTAAAGTGTTGCTGATTGGTTCAACGTTGCCACTGTTCTGCTATGTGCTGTGGTTATTGGTGACATTTGGCACCGTTGGTGGTGATGCTATTGCTAGTTTCAACGGTTCGCTGGCAAAAATGATCAGCGCATTGCAGGAGATTTCTGCACAACCTGTGATTGGTAAGATTATTGGATTGTTTGCGGATCTGGCGCTGATTACTTCATTCCTCGGTGTAACCTTAAGTCTGTTTGATTTTAATGCGGAACTGATCCGTGCCCGAAATACGTTCAGTGGTCGTTTACAAACCTGGTTGTTGACCTTTATTCCGCCTTTGGTTGTCGCATTATATGCACCAGGATTTATCTCACTGTTAGGCTTCGCCGCAATTCCTCTGGTAGTGATTACGGTGTTCTTGCCGGTACTGATTGTCTTGAAACAACGTACCTGTGACAAGGAAGGTTATCAGGTGGGTGGCGGTAAGCCTGCACTATGGTTGCTTAGCTTGCTTGGTGTGATCATTATTGTGGCGCAGTTATACGCGGCACTCTGA